The nucleotide sequence TTACTCTTGCAGTATCTAACATTTTCCCAGCAAGATCCACATCAGAAACATCTCCAGCGCCTGCCATCTCATTGTCACCCTTCTTATCCTCCTGATCTTCGCCATTTGAGTTTTCCCCTGCTCAATGAGCATATTAGTATAAAGTTAAACCATGGCAGGAAGAAAAGCACATTGAACTAGAAGATCAGTTATACTAGTGGTGGACTGTTTGTGAAACAAAAAACAGCAATAGAAAACAATGAGATGCATGCATATGCTTAAATCATCCAACTTAACCAGTATAACATACCATTGACCAATACAGTGGCCCATCTAAATATACAATGGCTAAAATTCTGATAGAAATTTGAGACAAGAAATACTCACATTACATTACTGCATAACTCATGTACCATATATAATTGCAAAAGGTGAAACTTCTATGTTGTAGTATAAGTTAGCACACACGAGTAACCTGGTTAGACAGCTAAATACAAGTGCAATGAATGAAGCCAGTGATTCAAGTATCCATATCTGTTTAATCTGGCATTGCCATTTGGCCATTCCAAGTGTGTCAAGAGGCACaaacataaaaaaataaaatagcTGGCGCATGGCACCATACACAAGCCCCAAATATGGACAACACATAAACAAGCTCTTTTAGCATTAAAAGCATTTTCTGCTTTCTGTGAGATCATCAACTATTTATAGCATAAACTTGACTTGCACCATATGTAACAGCAATGAGCAAAACAATTTGACAAAATGGCCTCCTACCAAATGATGACAATCCAAGAGATAAGTCCAAACGGTAAACAAGCCCAGGCCCCTTATGAGACCATTTAGTTTGCAAATGCATGGGTACATTATTGATTAGCAGTTTATTATGTATAATAATTAGCAGGAAAGAAAAGCTTGTGATCAGGAGATTGTAATTAACTATACAGTTACAAACAGTAACATATCTTATATGTGACTGTCTAGGGGGTAAAGGCATAAAGATATACGTTCTTCAGTACGAGCTTTGCTGATTGTACCCTTCTTGGGAAGGTTTGCCAGAGGATTAGTTGCCTTTTGAGCTTTCCATAGCAAGGCACGCCCATATTTGTAATACACGCTAGCACATTCCGCAGCAAGTTCACCATAATGTGCAACCCTAGGTGACAACAAAGGAGTAGATTTGTCATTGTTGAAGTTATAACATGCTGCCATAGAACAGAATGTAATCTAAGATAGATTGAGATAATCAGAACGAAACACCCCAATTGCTCCACTGATCATTTAGATGACAGAATGTGCTAACTAGTACTCGCTCCATTCACAGATAAAAGATGTTTTTAGATAAGTATtacaatatggactacatacggactgaaatgagtgaaaaCACACTAAAAATGTGTCTATCTACATCCGATTCAgcaaaaagttagaacatcttatatttgtgaatggagggagtaattatGTTCACTGTTTATTGCCATTTATAGCGATCGAGTACAATTTGTAAGAAATCATATAGATAAACATCACTACTATGTAACATTTGCAACTAGTCAGTACTCCAGAGGCATAGACAGATTTACTGAATAGGATAACTCTTATCTATGAAGCAATTGCATTTTGAATTGATGCTCTTACACAGCTCAGATATCATAACAAATGATGGGCAGATCCAAATTTCCAAATATTGCTATCAACTAAAAACTAGGCACTCACTAGTCCCTAACACCCCAACAAACTCCATCAAGGTAGTTGTTGACACAGTAAGCCTAAACGACCGCTTGGTAACCACCTTTCCACGCGTATAACATCTGAAACCTATCAAGATCATCTCTCAAACTACAAAACATCAGGACACATTTAAGCAATAACAAACCCATAACAAGACTGAACTAATTGGATGCTTTTCCCTACAATCCTTCGCATGCCTTCGGCATGATTGTGAACAGAATTCTAACCTGATCGCCAGGACGCGGCTGAGGCAATCAACAGCGGCAACAAAGTCCCCCTCCTTGATGGCCCTGGACCCTCTGTAAAACAGCGACTCTGCCTGCCTTAGTGCTTCCCACTCCCACTCCTCGTCATCTGACTCACCATTGAAGTCCGGAGAGCCCAGGCCATCGTGCTCAACTTGAGGTACCCGGAGTGTGGAGTAGGAGCTGACAACTGGAACCAAAGGGTAGGCCCTGCATCGGTCCTTGCACATCTTCCTCCCCCGCTTGGACTGGAGCTCGATTGAAAAGAAGCCATCATCCGTGCTCACCAAAATGGTATTTGCCCCCTCGACAAAGCCCATCAGAAATGCTATTATTCTTGAGGACGACGACCTAGCAGCAAATGGAAGCGAATCGCCGAGGTACATGACCGGGCACTCCACCCATTCTGCATCACCTCCTTCACTGACCTTCCTTGACCAGAGGTAGAGATGATTGAACCCATTGTCATCAGCTAGAGCAATTCCCAGCCCACCATCCTCCGCCTGAACCAGCATAACTCTCTGCGAGAATGCAGCAGCACCAAAGTCCGGTTCCGGTGGGTTGATCACATTGAGGACATGCTCAGCCAAGTTGTACTCGAGGGTGTGCCCATCAAGGTACAGGAAGTACAGCAGAGAATTCCCCACGAGCAGGCCAGGATTCTCACAGAGCAAGGAAAAGCCATCGCGCCAGGGCAAGGCCAAGGCCACCTCACCCCAGGCGCCGGTCTCCGACGAGTATTGGCACGCCGACGTGACCCACTCTGTTTCCTCGTCGAAGGGGGTGGTGAACACCAAGACAATGCGGAAGGGCCCCCCGTGGCAGTTGAGATGGTCGCACCCCTCCGCCGCACAGAGCACGGTGGCGTTGGAGTGCCCGATGTTGAGTTCCGCGGGTACCGGCACGCTCCACCGGTTTCCTGTGAACGGCTCCCAGACGAGGAGCTCCCGGTCGGTAGTCTCGGAGACGAATACGGCGCGGCCGTGCCGGTAGCCGAGGACGTGCCAATCGCGGGGGTCGGGGACAGGGAAGGAGTAGGGGGAGGTGGGCACGTAGACGGGGAGATTCTCATCACCTTCCGagtgctggaggaaccctagcatATTGGGTGCCCGGCGGTGCGCGTGGAGGTGGCGGAGGAAGCTGGGGGCGGAGATGATGTCGCGCCAGTGCTTGCAGACGAGGCAGGCGCGGAGGAGGCATGAGGGTTCGTCGGGAGGGAGGCGGGAGAAGATTTCCTCGAGGAGGTGGTCTGGAAGCGCCGGCGGCGAGCGGCGGTGGCGTGGCAGCGCCATGTTTCCAGACGAGCCGGGTGCCTGGGTGGGGAAGACGGAACAGGAGGAGACCGAACTGGTGACTTGGTTCGGCTCAACCAACTAATCTGGTTAAGccatttccttttcttttctgagAACGGTTAGGCCATTTCCTAATTCTACGAGTATTTTTATGTTGAGGGACTAATTCTACAAGTATTATTGTAGAAGTACTCATTTCTTTTAATAATTCTAAAACCATAACTGTTGAGCCCAATATTTTTCTGTTCTAAGAAATGCATATTTGGACAATCTCGTTCAAATTAATAAACCAGATCAAGGATGAATAATTGATGGGTTCATCCTCAAGTACAACTGCATAGGAAAAGTCAGCGCATCAGGCCAGACGGCACAGCTGTAGGGAAGCTCCTTGCTTCGTCCCTAGGAACAGTTCAGTTCCTCCCTAGGGTATCTGTTTCGTAACTTGCGTTGGGCGATCTGGATCTCGCCTTGGCCCTTGTCATCATCCATCGTCGCCGTTGTTTCCCACCTGCCGACATCGAGTTCTCGGGCGTCTGGCGCAGTTCTCGGGCCGGATCAGGTTGCTGGTGGACCGAGTCAGGTTGGGTCGGGGTTAGATGGGTATGAGGCCCAAGCTAACCCGGTGTCGAGCTTTTTTTTCCTGGGGGAGGACCGCGGCGTGGTGGGCACGGTGGTTGGGCCGGGAGTGcctgggtatgaggcccaggttgaTCCTGTCCCGATCGCTATTGAGGACGAGGCAGTGTCTTTAGTGCGATCGTCGTGTCGTACCGTGCCGCCAGTTAGGGTTCGTCATCGCCGGAGTCCAAACCTCCGTTCGGCTAGGGGTGGTAGGGCTCGGCGTATTCCTCCGCTCGGAACGATGGCGGGTCGTGGAGGGTCCTTGCCGCCGGGGAAGAAGTCCGTTGTGCCACAGGGGACCGGCCGCCTAGGGGCTGCGCCGGCGCAGGGCTCTGGCGGAGGCCGTGGCGCAGTGTCGCCGCCAGCCGCTGGGGCTGGAGCTCTGCTACCGTCGGCCGCGGGTGGTGGCCGCGGTACTGCGCTGCCATTGGCGCCTGGGACTGGCCGTGGGGGAGCATCTACACTGGTCCAACCGGCTAGTCGAGGCACGGTTCCGGTCGGTGCGGCCGTGGGCCAGGGCGGCGTGTTGCCCGGTCCTAGACCCACAACGCCTGCTCCTGTGGGTCACCGGCCTCCGGCGCCGGGTGTTGCCGGGAACACCAATGTGGGCCGGGGTGGCGCTGCGCCGAGGCCGCCTACACCGGGGCTGTTGACCGGCCAGCCgaggccggccccgccgcctcacgTCATCGCCAAGCCTCAGCAGAACCGAGCCGGGACGGTGCAGACTCAGGCACCTCCGCCGCCTCAAGTTTCGGCTGCGCCCCGGGGCCAGTGGGGTGATGATGGTGTCAATGCGTATGGAGCTGGTAAGCACCGTGGATCATCATCGACGGGCGGCGGTCGAGGCTATGCTTGGCAGAGCGATGGCTTGACGGAGCGACCGTTCATGGGGCCCGAGGAGGTTTTGTTGAGGGGGCGTCTGGCCCTGGCTACCGACAGCGGG is from Triticum aestivum cultivar Chinese Spring chromosome 1B, IWGSC CS RefSeq v2.1, whole genome shotgun sequence and encodes:
- the LOC123114294 gene encoding uncharacterized protein isoform X1, producing the protein MALPRHRRSPPALPDHLLEEIFSRLPPDEPSCLLRACLVCKHWRDIISAPSFLRHLHAHRRAPNMLGFLQHSEGDENLPVYVPTSPYSFPVPDPRDWHVLGYRHGRAVFVSETTDRELLVWEPFTGNRWSVPVPAELNIGHSNATVLCAAEGCDHLNCHGGPFRIVLVFTTPFDEETEWVTSACQYSSETGAWGEVALALPWRDGFSLLCENPGLLVGNSLLYFLYLDGHTLEYNLAEHVLNVINPPEPDFGAAAFSQRVMLVQAEDGGLGIALADDNGFNHLYLWSRKVSEGGDAEWVECPVMYLGDSLPFAARSSSSRIIAFLMGFVEGANTILVSTDDGFFSIELQSKRGRKMCKDRCRAYPLVPVVSSYSTLRVPQVEHDGLGSPDFNGESDDEEWEWEALRQAESLFYRGSRAIKEGDFVAAVDCLSRVLAIRVAHYGELAAECASVYYKYGRALLWKAQKATNPLANLPKKGTISKARTEERENSNGEDQEDKKGDNEMAGAGDVSDVDLAGKMLDTARVIMEKSTDNTVEISRILSALTEVSMEKRKRGIN
- the LOC123114294 gene encoding uncharacterized protein isoform X2 is translated as MALPRHRRSPPALPDHLLEEIFSRLPPDEPSCLLRACLVCKHWRDIISAPSFLRHLHAHRRAPNMLGFLQHSEGDENLPVYVPTSPYSFPVPDPRDWHVLGYRHGRAVFVSETTDRELLVWEPFTGNRWSVPVPAELNIGHSNATVLCAAEGCDHLNCHGGPFRIVLVFTTPFDEETEWVTSACQYSSETGAWGEVALALPWRDGFSLLCENPGLLVGNSLLYFLYLDGHTLEYNLAEHVLNVINPPEPDFGAAAFSQRVMLVQAEDGGLGIALADDNGFNHLYLWSRKVSEGGDAEWVECPVMYLGDSLPFAARSSSSRIIAFLMGFVEGANTILVSTDDGFFSIELQSKRGRKMCKDRCRAYPLVPVVSSYSTLRVPQVEHDGLGSPDFNGESDDEEWEWEALRQAESLFYRGSRAIKEGDFVAAVDCLSRVLAIRVAHYGELAAECASVYYKYGRALLWKAQKATNPLANLPKKGENSNGEDQEDKKGDNEMAGAGDVSDVDLAGKMLDTARVIMEKSTDNTVEISRILSALTEVSMEKRKRGIN